Genomic DNA from Deltaproteobacteria bacterium PRO3:
CCGACCAGCATCCCCCAGCACGGCGACTACCAGTCGAAGCTGACCCTAATGAGCGAGAGCCTGCGCAACGACGGGCGCGTCTGGGTGCCCAAGCAGAAGGGCGACAAGCGCCGGCCCGAAGGCATCCCCGAGGACGAGCGCGACTACTACCTCGAACGCAAGTACCCGACTTACGGCAACATGGTGCCCCGCGACGTGGCGAGCCGCAACGCCAAGGCGGTCTGCGACGAGGGCCGCGGGGTCGGCGAGACCGGGCAGGCGGTCTATCTGGACTTCGCCGACGCGATCAAGCGCGACGGCCGCGAGGTGATCCGGCAGAAGTACGGCAACCTCTTCCACATGTACGAGAAGATCACCGGCGAAAATCCCTACCACACGCCAATGAAGATCTACCCCGCCCCCCACTACACGATGGGTGGGCTTTGGGTGGACTATCATCTGGAGAGCACCATCCCCGGCCTCTTCGTCCTGGGCGAGGCCAATTTCTCGGACCACGGCGCCAACCGCCTGGGCGCCAGCGCCCTGATGCAGGGATTGGCCGACGGCTATTTCATCGCGCCCTACACGGTCGGGCATCACTTGGCCGGGCGCAAGCTCCCCAAGGTCTCGACCGACGGCCCAGAGTTCGAGGAGGCCCTGCATGCCGCCAAGGGTCGCGTCGAGCGGTTATTGAAGATCAACGGCAATCGCAGCGTCGACAGCTTCCACCGCGAGCTGGGCCGCATCATGTGGGACAAGTGCGGTATGTCGCGCAGCGAGGCCGGACTTAAAGAAGCCATCGCCAAGATCCGCGCCCTGCGCGAAGAATTTTGGAGCAACGTCAAGATCCCGGGCGGCAACGCCGAGCTGAACCAAAGCCTCGAGCAGGCCGGCCGTGTGGCCGACTTCATCGAGCTGGGCGAGCTGATGTGCCGCGATGCCCTCAATCGCCGCGAATCCTGCGGCGGCCACTTCCGCGAGGAAAGCCAAACCGAGGAGAACGAGGCCAAGCGCGACGACGAGAACTACCTCTACGTCTCGGCCTGGCAGCACCAGGGCGACGACAAGGAGCCGGTCCTGCACAAGGAACCGCTGGCCTTCGAGTCGATCCACCTGACTCAACGGAGTTATAAATAAATGGAAAAGAAATTAAACCTCACCTTGAAGATCTGGCGCCAAAAGGGCCCGCAGGCCCAGGGACGGCTGGTGACCTATCCCGTGCAGGGAGTTTCCACCGACGCCTCCTTCCTCGAAATGCTCGACGTCCTCAACGAAGAGCTTTTGAAGAAAGGAGAGGAGCCGGTGGCCTTCGACCACGACTGCCGCGAGGGCATCTGCGGCATGTGCAGCCTGATGATCAATGGCCAGGCCCACGGACCGGACCGCGAGACCACCACCTGCCAGCTGCACATGCGGCGTTTCAAGGACGGCGACACCATCGTCATCGAGCCCTGGCGGGCCAAGGCCTTCCCCATCCTCAGGGACCTCGTCGTCGATAGGACGGCCTTCGACCGCATCATCTCCGCCGGCGGCTATGCCTCGGTGAACGTCGGCAACGCCCAGGACGCCAACTGCATCCTGGTGGGCAAAGAGAGCGCCGACCGCGCCATGGACGCCGCCGCCTGCATCGGCTGCGGGGCCTGCGTGGCCTCCTGCAAGAACGCCTCGGCCATGCTCTTCGTGGCCGCCAAGGTGACCCACTTCGCCGAGCTCCCGCAAGGCCAGCCCGAGCGCTACAAGCGCGCCCAGGCCATGGTCGCCCAGATGGACGCCGAGGGCTTCGGCGGCTGCACCAACACCTACGAGTGCGAGGCGGCCTGCCCCGCCGGCATCAAGATCACGACGATCGCCAAGCTCAACCGGGAGTATCTCAAGTCCAGCTTCGTCTACGCCGAGGAGGCCAAGGCCTCGGAAGGCGAGGGTTGAGCCCTCCCCTCCTCCAATTTCCAATTTCGCATGCGAATTTCGGGCAGCGGACCGCATTCGAAATTCGAATTTCGAAATTCGAGGTAAAAAAAAGGGAACCCGAAGGTTCCCTTAGAAATCCGCAAAATTTGATATCTAGCCGAGGATGGCTCCCAGCTTCAAGGCCAGGCCCATGTCTCCGCCCACCTTCAGCTTGCCGGTCATGAACGCCATCTGGGGATTGAGCTTGCCATCGATGATGTCGGAGAAATCGGCCGCCGCCACCGTCACGGTGCACTTGGCGTTGCCGGTGGAGCCGGCCACGACCTTCTTGTCGGGCCCGGAGAGGTCGATCGACCAGACCCCGCCGCCGTCGCCCGTGATGTTGAACTCGTAGATCGCGGTGTTGCCGGCGATCTTGGCCTCGTTGGCCTTCAGTTTTTCGGGAATTTTTTGCTCGAAGATTTCTTTCGGGGTCGACATTTCGTCTCCTTCAATCGTTAGAGTATTTTTACCAAGTGAAGTCCGGATTTATAGAGCCATTGTCCCAAAGCCAGGACTCCAAACAAAGAGCTGATCCAACGGCTGCCCCCGGCGCTGTACCAGAGGGGCCGGCGGCCGGCCCGGGCGGTGTAAAACCGATCCGCGGCCAAGACGGCCAAATATAGGGCGATCACCGGCGCCAGGGCGTTCAGCTGAAAGACTTGGCGCCAGTGACCATGAAACATCTCCAGAAAGGCCCGGCTTAAGCCGCAGCCGGGGCAATCCCAGCCGGTGGCCTCGCGGATCATGCAGAGCGGCAGCCCCTCGATCCAAGCCAAGGGTACCAGCGCCGCGCCCGCAAACAAGAGCGCGACGAAAGCTATCGCCCCGAGACCTCTCATGGATGGCTCAAATTACTTGTTGGCCTGCTGCTCGGCCATCGGTCCGATGACCGGGATCAGCCAGCGCTGGCCCTGGTAGGCCTTGATCATCGCGATCAGCCAGATGACGAAGAGGCCGATATAGACCACGATGCTCAGGATGCCGCTGACGATGCCGACATAGGGGATGAAGGCCAGGACCATGAACACGATCCAGGAGGCGAAATATGCGCCGCCCAGGAAGATCGCCTGCCAGGCGTGGAACTTGATGTCCTTGTTGTCCTTCTCGATGATCAGGAAGATGATCCCGGTCACGAAGGTGCAAAGGTAGCAGAGCATCGACGCGATGTTGGGCGCCAATCCGCTGCCGCCCGAGCTTCCGCCGGTGTTTTGAGGTTGGGCTTGTTGTTCCACGGTTTCCTCCTATGTTTGGGATAAAATCGCTCAGTCGCTGTACAGGCTGTCGAACAGGTCGCGGTAACGCTCGTTGATCACCTTGCGCTTGACCTTGAGGGTCGGGGTCAGCTCGCCGGTCTCGATGGAGAAGTCCTTGTCGAGGATGGCGAAACGCTTGATGGTTTCGTACTTGGGCAGCTCGTGGTTGATCTCGTCGACGACCTTCTTCACCCAGTCGTAGATCTTGGGTTCTTGGACCAGTTGCGAATAATTTTCGAAGGGGATGCCCATCTCCTTGGCCTTGGCCTTCACTTCGTCGGGGTTGAGCGTCACGACGGCCGTCAGGTACTTGCGGCGGTCGCCGTGCACCACCACCTGGCTGAAGATGGGCTTGCTCTTCATGAGGTTTTCGATGTTTTGCGGGGCGACGTTTTTGCCGCCAGCCGTGACGATGATGTCTTTCTTGCGGTCGGTGATGCGCAGCATCCCCTGCTCGTCAAACTCGCCGATGTCGCCGGTGTGGAACCAGCCGTCCGGCTCGAGGGCCTCGGCCGTCGCCTTGGGGTTGTTCCAATAGCCCTTGAAGATCATCGGCCCGCGCACCAGGATCTCGCCGTCGGGGGCGATCTTTTCTTCGATATATGGGAGCGGCTTGCCGACGAAGCCGAAGCGCATCAGGTTGGGCAGATTGAGATTGACCGCCGCGGTGGTCTCGGTGAGGCCGTAGCCCTCGAGGATGAGGATGTCCGCCGCGTGGAAAAACTCGGCGATGTCCTTGGAAAGCGGCGCGCCGCCCGAGACGAAGAATCGA
This window encodes:
- a CDS encoding succinate dehydrogenase/fumarate reductase iron-sulfur subunit, producing the protein MEKKLNLTLKIWRQKGPQAQGRLVTYPVQGVSTDASFLEMLDVLNEELLKKGEEPVAFDHDCREGICGMCSLMINGQAHGPDRETTTCQLHMRRFKDGDTIVIEPWRAKAFPILRDLVVDRTAFDRIISAGGYASVNVGNAQDANCILVGKESADRAMDAAACIGCGACVASCKNASAMLFVAAKVTHFAELPQGQPERYKRAQAMVAQMDAEGFGGCTNTYECEAACPAGIKITTIAKLNREYLKSSFVYAEEAKASEGEG
- a CDS encoding fumarate reductase/succinate dehydrogenase flavoprotein subunit: MSLDARVPSGPLSEKWTKCKNELKLVSPTNKRKYDIIVIGSGLAGASAAASLGELGYNVKVFCFQDSPRRAHSIAAQGGINAAKNYQNDGDSVGRLFYDTVKGGDFRAREANVYRLAEVSANIIDQCVAQGVPFAREYGGTLANRTFGGVLVSRTFYARGQTGQQLLLGAYSSLMRQVERGKVKLYSRHEMLDLVLVDGVARGVIARDLTNGNFEKHAAHAVLLCTGGYSNVFYLSTNAKGCNATAIWRAYKRGAYFGNPCFTQIHPTSIPQHGDYQSKLTLMSESLRNDGRVWVPKQKGDKRRPEGIPEDERDYYLERKYPTYGNMVPRDVASRNAKAVCDEGRGVGETGQAVYLDFADAIKRDGREVIRQKYGNLFHMYEKITGENPYHTPMKIYPAPHYTMGGLWVDYHLESTIPGLFVLGEANFSDHGANRLGASALMQGLADGYFIAPYTVGHHLAGRKLPKVSTDGPEFEEALHAAKGRVERLLKINGNRSVDSFHRELGRIMWDKCGMSRSEAGLKEAIAKIRALREEFWSNVKIPGGNAELNQSLEQAGRVADFIELGELMCRDALNRRESCGGHFREESQTEENEAKRDDENYLYVSAWQHQGDDKEPVLHKEPLAFESIHLTQRSYK
- a CDS encoding SCP2 sterol-binding domain-containing protein; protein product: MSTPKEIFEQKIPEKLKANEAKIAGNTAIYEFNITGDGGGVWSIDLSGPDKKVVAGSTGNAKCTVTVAAADFSDIIDGKLNPQMAFMTGKLKVGGDMGLALKLGAILG
- a CDS encoding DUF2752 domain-containing protein; the encoded protein is MRGLGAIAFVALLFAGAALVPLAWIEGLPLCMIREATGWDCPGCGLSRAFLEMFHGHWRQVFQLNALAPVIALYLAVLAADRFYTARAGRRPLWYSAGGSRWISSLFGVLALGQWLYKSGLHLVKIL